One segment of Salvia hispanica cultivar TCC Black 2014 unplaced genomic scaffold, UniMelb_Shisp_WGS_1.0 HiC_scaffold_178, whole genome shotgun sequence DNA contains the following:
- the LOC125198649 gene encoding uncharacterized protein LOC125198649 has translation MSGTEREQGEIVMEDAEKSLPTAQQEEAVVKKKYGGMMPKKPPLISKDHERAYFDSADWALGKQGAGKPKGPLEALRPKLQPTQQQTRYRKSPYAPAEGEEGHTPPSEDASANE, from the exons ATGTCAGGTACTGAAAGAGAACAAGGGGAGATTGTCATGGAGGATGCTGAAAAGTCCCTGCCAACAGCACAGCAGGAA GAGGCAGTTGTCAAGAAAAAATATGGAGGAATGATGCCAAAGAAACCACCACTTATTTCTAAG GATCATGAACGGGCCTATTTTGACTCAGCTGATTGGGCATTGGGAAAG CAAGGTGCAGGGAAGCCTAAAGGACCACTTGAGGCTCTCCGGCCAAAGTTACAG CCTACACAACAGCAGACACGTTACCGCAAGTCTCCCTATGCACCAGCAGAAGGTGAAG AAGGACATACACCGCCATCGGAAGATGCAAGTGCAAATGAATGA